The following coding sequences lie in one Vibrio toranzoniae genomic window:
- the lamB gene encoding maltoporin LamB, giving the protein MKKVSLIAAAVATTLAAGSAFAVDFNGYMRAGTGISGNDGGDVAFMKSGIGRLGNESDNYSEFGLAEELKTGEQTWRVESMIASGADGANGWEDGDFNVAQFAVKAKGVLSFDEEATLWAGKTYYQRKDIHITDFYFLNTSGTGGGIENISVGNQKLSLAIIQDGEDENGAGYMADARLANIGLWEDASLELGVVYNFGTENKNGKYDGDDGLLATGIIHQNMSNGFNQTVVQLGTAGYGVQMANFWGSGAYYDRSGEQDDGFGYRILNWGVMNLGESWEMGHQLAYLAGSDLGVDKHDSSQYSIVARPMYKWNDTMRTIFEAGYNAGEVDDVDFGGAKFTVAQAWAMGDSFWARPEIRVYGSYLMDLEGDSFGEVKDANGVVTGQGADNDFVVGIQVEAWW; this is encoded by the coding sequence ATGAAAAAAGTAAGTTTAATTGCTGCTGCAGTGGCAACTACATTAGCTGCTGGCTCTGCGTTCGCTGTAGATTTTAATGGTTACATGCGTGCTGGTACTGGTATTAGTGGTAATGACGGTGGTGATGTTGCATTCATGAAGAGCGGTATTGGCCGTCTAGGTAATGAAAGCGATAACTATTCTGAGTTTGGCTTGGCTGAAGAGCTAAAAACTGGTGAGCAAACTTGGCGAGTTGAGTCAATGATTGCTTCTGGTGCTGATGGCGCAAATGGCTGGGAAGACGGCGACTTCAACGTCGCTCAGTTTGCTGTTAAAGCAAAAGGCGTTCTATCTTTTGATGAAGAAGCGACGCTTTGGGCTGGTAAAACATACTACCAACGTAAAGATATCCACATCACTGACTTCTACTTCCTAAATACATCTGGTACTGGTGGTGGTATTGAAAATATTTCAGTTGGTAACCAAAAACTTTCTTTAGCAATTATTCAAGATGGCGAAGATGAGAACGGTGCTGGTTACATGGCTGATGCTCGTTTAGCTAATATCGGTTTATGGGAAGATGCTAGTTTAGAGCTTGGTGTTGTTTACAACTTCGGTACTGAAAACAAAAATGGCAAATACGATGGCGATGATGGCCTTCTTGCTACAGGTATTATCCATCAAAATATGAGCAATGGCTTTAACCAAACTGTTGTTCAGCTAGGTACTGCTGGTTACGGCGTTCAAATGGCTAACTTCTGGGGTTCAGGTGCGTACTATGATCGCTCTGGTGAGCAAGATGATGGTTTTGGTTACCGTATTCTGAACTGGGGTGTAATGAACCTAGGCGAATCTTGGGAAATGGGTCACCAACTTGCATACCTAGCAGGTTCTGACTTAGGTGTTGATAAGCATGATTCAAGCCAATACTCTATCGTGGCTCGTCCAATGTATAAGTGGAACGACACAATGCGTACTATCTTCGAAGCGGGCTATAACGCTGGTGAAGTAGATGACGTTGACTTTGGTGGCGCTAAATTTACTGTTGCTCAAGCATGGGCAATGGGTGACAGCTTCTGGGCTCGTCCTGAAATCCGTGTATACGGTAGCTACTTGATGGATCTAGAAGGTGATTCATTCGGTGAGGTTAAAGATGCAAACGGTGTTGTGACTGGTCAAGGTGCAGACAATGATTTCGTTGTTGGTATCCAAGTTGAAGC